The proteins below are encoded in one region of Bremerella sp. P1:
- a CDS encoding recombinase family protein, giving the protein MRLAAYVRVSSDKQDVTRQRDNITAWTARNGAAPIWYEDSDGKNPRHRSDKRQNFQALLTAVKAGRFDRIIVDSQDRFGTKDAFEWGKLISILRDHECELIDSQGRLLSGDDDGSVLTGVVGALTSKREQREKAHRNISGKVTYARKGEYQGGYAPYGTDVVCFGPDGKEKWRTVYVGHLDRLKVYPGGKSERFTGKNVTPVKDTTDTLRLRPSKEKDRLKIVRQVFKWYSTEDISPRGIADRLNGLQVSPIFGEAWYKHTIRAMLSNPIYIGLPTWNKRSNAAFVEYVDGRLQEINGKARTKRRDCADYVQPEAPEFAPIVPVETFNKCQNKLKAASKAANRGHRSPKLAELWLRPFLYCGHCGEVMHAAGGGGSTRMKPNYFCSTYNKYGPKNPKGCHCHRVRHEVLEEFVLRYLKETAPKVAQLIQASDTGDVEGVRSILVNGRFLEQEFADVACDVIAYVEEFATSKERKRIGEGFDVVFGLAFERIRPKLEKLIAEKETELDGMLDDYRTLPDSLKVRAVAKMEPLEAEIGELRQRLVDLRKPFQGIREELETRKTALEAAEKEIEREAAGRRKGEALRGVVDRIVCHFQHGERKVNNGRSRLTRLEIVPISGDSISFMGGASPGRG; this is encoded by the coding sequence ATGAGATTAGCAGCCTACGTCCGAGTCAGTTCTGACAAGCAGGATGTCACTCGCCAACGTGACAACATAACAGCCTGGACAGCCCGCAATGGGGCCGCGCCTATCTGGTATGAGGACAGCGACGGGAAGAACCCCCGGCATCGGTCAGACAAACGGCAGAACTTCCAGGCCCTACTCACGGCAGTGAAGGCGGGGAGGTTCGATAGAATCATTGTGGACTCACAAGATAGATTCGGTACGAAGGACGCCTTCGAGTGGGGCAAACTGATTTCCATCTTGCGAGATCACGAATGCGAGTTGATCGACTCGCAGGGCAGGCTATTGTCCGGGGACGATGACGGTTCCGTCCTGACGGGCGTTGTGGGCGCTCTGACAAGCAAACGCGAGCAACGCGAGAAGGCGCACCGGAATATCTCCGGCAAGGTTACCTATGCCCGCAAGGGTGAGTATCAAGGCGGCTACGCGCCATACGGGACGGACGTAGTTTGCTTCGGCCCTGACGGGAAAGAGAAGTGGCGGACGGTCTATGTCGGTCACCTGGACCGGTTGAAGGTTTATCCGGGCGGTAAGTCGGAACGATTCACTGGGAAGAACGTCACCCCGGTTAAGGACACCACCGACACGCTACGTCTGCGACCTTCCAAGGAGAAGGACCGGTTGAAGATTGTCCGGCAGGTTTTCAAATGGTACTCTACAGAAGACATCTCACCCCGTGGAATTGCCGACCGTCTCAACGGTCTCCAGGTTTCGCCGATCTTCGGAGAGGCATGGTATAAGCACACGATACGGGCGATGCTCTCGAACCCCATCTATATCGGGCTTCCGACCTGGAACAAGCGAAGCAACGCCGCATTCGTAGAGTATGTCGACGGGCGTCTCCAGGAAATAAACGGGAAGGCTAGGACCAAGCGCCGCGATTGCGCCGATTACGTCCAGCCCGAAGCGCCGGAATTTGCGCCGATTGTCCCCGTTGAAACTTTCAACAAGTGCCAGAACAAACTCAAGGCCGCGAGCAAAGCAGCCAACAGGGGGCACCGGTCGCCCAAACTTGCGGAACTCTGGTTGAGGCCGTTTCTCTATTGCGGCCATTGTGGCGAGGTCATGCACGCCGCCGGTGGAGGTGGTTCAACTCGGATGAAACCTAACTACTTTTGCAGCACCTACAACAAATACGGCCCCAAGAATCCCAAGGGCTGCCACTGTCACCGGGTGCGCCATGAGGTTCTAGAAGAATTCGTTTTGCGATACCTGAAGGAAACCGCGCCCAAGGTGGCGCAGTTGATCCAGGCGAGCGACACGGGCGACGTAGAGGGCGTCCGGTCGATCCTGGTAAACGGGCGGTTCCTGGAGCAGGAATTCGCGGACGTCGCCTGCGATGTCATCGCCTACGTTGAAGAGTTCGCCACGTCCAAGGAACGTAAGCGAATTGGGGAGGGATTCGATGTGGTTTTCGGTTTGGCCTTCGAGCGAATCCGGCCCAAGCTCGAAAAGTTGATTGCTGAGAAGGAAACCGAACTAGATGGCATGCTAGACGACTACCGGACGTTGCCGGATTCATTGAAGGTTCGCGCCGTCGCAAAGATGGAACCACTGGAAGCCGAGATCGGCGAACTACGGCAACGGCTGGTTGATCTTCGGAAGCCTTTCCAGGGCATCCGTGAGGAACTCGAAACCCGCAAGACGGCCCTTGAGGCGGCAGAGAAGGAAATCGAACGGGAGGCCGCCGGACGCCGCAAGGGTGAAGCCTTGCGGGGTGTTGTGGATAGGATCGTCTGCCACTTCCAGCATGGGGAACGGAAGGTGAACAACGGCCGAAGTCGTTTAACTAGGCTCGAAATAGTCCCGATTTCCGGGGATTCTATAAGCTTCATGGGCGGGGCCTCGCCGGGGCGAGGTTGA
- a CDS encoding magnesium chelatase domain-containing protein, translating to MLAQLRTYSMAGIDAIPVEVEVDVSPTALPKTVLVGLPEAAVKESVHRIERAIVNSGFFCPRDRVVINLAPARPRP from the coding sequence ATGCTGGCTCAACTACGTACCTACTCCATGGCCGGCATCGATGCGATTCCTGTGGAGGTCGAAGTCGACGTTTCCCCCACGGCATTGCCCAAGACCGTCCTGGTCGGCCTACCGGAAGCGGCGGTGAAGGAAAGCGTTCACCGCATCGAGCGGGCCATCGTCAACAGTGGCTTCTTCTGCCCACGGGACCGCGTGGTGATCAACCTCGCCCCGGCGAGGCCCCGCCCATGA
- a CDS encoding DoxX family protein, producing the protein METATKSENTDALQGAQPLVLGLPPVRYRLLVVAVIAQTATILITWPLWQVRDMPVHMPLIDLPQIPFGWWMLATLVLVLVRPQMGLAVHAASLLVAFVFDQYRTQPQFIANTVLMLATVENVGVVIVRWFLASLWLWAGTHKLLSPDWFSFGSWYMVKSLHVNPEDFQMLFAYGVSLGEIAVGLLAIFRPRWAAIPCVMMHVGIVIFLSPLFYSHNESVMPWNLATAVIGSWVMWNAPSIRPQFRWEWVVAVLLLVYPAGFYLGLVDHGIASVLYSNHLPEGMITTKEDATKITGWGDLHVPFPNERRLLTLYFQRSSQPGDKLHLSEPRPWLGDKYYVLNNEGGLVEQTREQFVQGSDDEVFGMEVESRRIRFLLARAGVKMLRRDEQTTIYAVEIPPERYRPELLEMLAGLPNLEQINLAGCEVTDDDLMRLPLLPKLVGIGLANTPVTNDAIETLLKQPQMMVIEYQQSNMTLDAILEFEKQRPVD; encoded by the coding sequence ATGGAAACGGCTACAAAGTCAGAAAACACCGACGCCTTGCAGGGGGCTCAGCCATTGGTGCTGGGGCTGCCTCCGGTGCGGTATCGTTTGCTGGTCGTGGCGGTGATAGCTCAGACTGCCACCATTCTGATTACGTGGCCGCTGTGGCAGGTGCGTGATATGCCAGTCCATATGCCGCTGATCGATCTTCCGCAGATACCATTCGGCTGGTGGATGCTGGCCACGCTGGTATTGGTTCTGGTCCGTCCCCAAATGGGCCTCGCAGTGCACGCAGCTTCGCTGCTCGTTGCGTTCGTGTTCGATCAGTACCGCACGCAGCCTCAGTTCATTGCCAATACCGTTTTGATGCTGGCCACCGTCGAGAATGTGGGTGTTGTGATCGTGCGTTGGTTTCTCGCTTCGCTATGGCTCTGGGCAGGCACGCATAAGCTTTTGTCGCCGGACTGGTTCTCGTTCGGGTCGTGGTACATGGTGAAGTCGCTACACGTGAACCCGGAAGACTTCCAGATGCTGTTTGCCTACGGGGTTTCGCTGGGAGAGATCGCGGTGGGCCTGCTGGCCATATTTCGACCACGCTGGGCGGCGATACCCTGCGTGATGATGCATGTGGGGATCGTCATCTTTCTGTCTCCGCTCTTTTACAGTCATAACGAAAGCGTCATGCCATGGAACCTGGCCACGGCGGTCATCGGTAGTTGGGTGATGTGGAATGCTCCGAGCATTCGTCCGCAGTTTCGCTGGGAGTGGGTCGTGGCGGTGCTGCTGTTGGTCTATCCGGCCGGGTTTTACTTGGGCTTGGTCGATCATGGAATCGCCAGCGTGCTTTACTCAAATCATTTGCCGGAAGGGATGATCACGACCAAGGAGGATGCCACGAAGATTACCGGCTGGGGAGACCTTCACGTGCCGTTTCCCAATGAGCGGCGACTGCTCACGCTTTACTTTCAGCGTTCATCGCAGCCTGGGGATAAGCTGCACCTGTCGGAGCCTCGGCCATGGCTGGGGGACAAGTACTATGTCCTGAACAACGAAGGGGGACTGGTCGAACAAACACGCGAGCAGTTTGTGCAAGGGAGCGATGACGAAGTGTTCGGCATGGAGGTCGAGAGCCGACGGATTCGTTTCCTGTTAGCTCGTGCTGGCGTGAAAATGCTCCGCCGAGACGAGCAGACAACGATTTACGCCGTGGAGATTCCCCCGGAGCGATATCGACCTGAACTACTGGAAATGTTGGCAGGTCTTCCGAATCTCGAGCAGATCAACCTGGCCGGCTGCGAAGTGACCGACGACGACCTGATGCGTTTGCCCCTGCTGCCGAAGCTGGTGGGCATCGGACTTGCCAATACGCCTGTGACGAATGATGCCATCGAGACACTTCTGAAACAGCCGCAGATGATGGTCATCGAGTATCAACAATCGAACATGACACTCGATGCGATTCTCGAGTTCGAGAAACAGCGGCCGGTTGATTAA
- a CDS encoding DUF1501 domain-containing protein, with protein MKRFQHLLGPEGCGTRAHFNRRTLLGAGAGLAWLTPLSQLLAASSEEKSNKGRPKSVIVLWMQGGPSQLETWDPHPGKMIGGDTKAIDTSVKGLKIADTMPHTAEVMHEMALLRCVTSKEGDHERATYNMQTGYRPDPTLIHPSIGAILCHELSAQGVEIPRHVSIFPSAFASRGGFLGNQYDAFKMYDPTGPLPDLPKRVPEDRFEARLSDLDILESSFAKGRRFDLEKNKTLHRETVDRATTMMTSDQIGAFNIDGVPEEIKEQFGNTPFGRGCLCATQLIETGVRCVQVTLNGWDTHANNHELQSARAGDLDAALSATIKHLKDRDRLDDTIVLCGGEFGRTPKINPAAGRDHWPHGFSVALAGGGIRKGVFLGETDPEGEKITPETKHAVRVEDIHATIHNALGIDIDKDYQTPIGRPMAICQGTPISEIVADA; from the coding sequence ATGAAACGCTTTCAACATCTCCTTGGTCCCGAAGGTTGCGGCACACGTGCGCATTTCAATCGCCGCACGCTGCTCGGAGCCGGTGCCGGTCTGGCTTGGCTGACGCCACTTTCCCAGTTGCTGGCAGCCTCGTCGGAAGAGAAGTCCAATAAAGGACGCCCTAAGTCGGTCATCGTCCTGTGGATGCAAGGTGGTCCCAGCCAACTGGAAACCTGGGACCCACATCCCGGCAAGATGATCGGTGGCGATACCAAAGCGATCGACACGTCGGTCAAAGGCCTGAAGATCGCCGACACAATGCCGCACACTGCCGAAGTGATGCACGAGATGGCGTTGCTGCGGTGCGTGACCAGTAAAGAAGGCGATCACGAGCGAGCCACCTACAACATGCAGACCGGCTATCGGCCTGACCCCACGCTTATTCATCCATCGATCGGAGCCATTCTCTGCCACGAGCTTTCAGCCCAAGGGGTCGAGATCCCTCGGCACGTGTCGATCTTCCCTTCGGCGTTCGCTTCGCGAGGTGGTTTTCTGGGAAATCAGTACGATGCATTCAAGATGTACGATCCAACTGGCCCGCTGCCAGACCTGCCGAAGCGTGTCCCGGAAGATCGCTTCGAAGCCCGACTGAGCGACCTGGACATACTCGAATCAAGCTTTGCCAAAGGACGTCGTTTCGATCTGGAGAAGAACAAGACTCTGCATCGCGAGACCGTCGATCGTGCTACCACAATGATGACATCGGACCAGATTGGTGCGTTCAATATTGACGGCGTGCCGGAGGAAATCAAAGAGCAGTTCGGTAACACTCCGTTCGGCCGCGGCTGTCTGTGCGCGACACAGTTGATTGAAACGGGCGTACGCTGCGTTCAGGTAACACTTAACGGCTGGGACACGCATGCCAACAATCACGAACTGCAATCGGCCCGCGCCGGCGACCTCGATGCCGCACTCAGCGCGACCATCAAGCACCTGAAGGACCGCGATCGCCTGGATGATACGATCGTCCTGTGTGGCGGCGAGTTTGGGCGAACCCCTAAGATCAACCCAGCCGCTGGTCGCGATCACTGGCCGCACGGCTTTAGCGTGGCCTTGGCAGGCGGCGGCATCCGCAAAGGGGTCTTCCTCGGCGAAACCGATCCCGAGGGGGAAAAGATCACGCCTGAGACCAAGCACGCGGTTCGTGTCGAGGATATCCACGCCACGATCCACAATGCCTTGGGGATCGATATCGACAAGGACTACCAGACTCCCATCGGACGCCCGATGGCAATCTGCCAGGGAACTCCCATCTCTGAAATCGTGGCCGACGCTTAA
- a CDS encoding DUF1549 domain-containing protein: MWLKNIAFIALATVVLASLANWLLAPPKVEALDEPVVVVSDDFQTAKEAVDAQFRETWQSQELEPAPKADDLTIARRISLGLTGSIPSLEEIRLLENRPAEDRLAWWVNHLLEDRRYGDYMAERLSRAYVGTENGPFLIFRKRRFVTWLSDQLMANRPYNELTQDLIAESGLWTDHPAVNFITATVDQDGTKEPDVAMLAGRVTRAFLATRIDCVQCHDDNLGGDLKQTDFHELASFFSEAQNSFVGIMDRKGKPYEYKYLHAEEETTVPAQVPFNQHLLDESGGTLRDRLAGWVTHPENKPFARAIVNRVWAVMTGRPLVEPVDNIPLKGSFEQGNYPAGLDPLVDDFIQHNFDLKRLIRLIASTEAFQRDSRAEHEITAEHERTWASYPVTRLRPEQVIGSINQASSLSTLNAESHVLTRLVTFGETNEFLKRYGDAGEDEFSMDGGTIPQRLLMMNGNLVTERTRNNFVRNAATRISQLSPDNETGVETAFLCVLTRRPTPQELEHFVSKLENDEVKSNRTQDYEDIYWALMNCTEFAWNH; this comes from the coding sequence ATGTGGCTCAAGAATATTGCCTTTATCGCCCTGGCCACCGTCGTCTTGGCCTCTCTGGCCAACTGGCTGCTAGCGCCGCCTAAGGTCGAAGCACTCGACGAACCGGTTGTCGTTGTCTCGGATGACTTCCAGACGGCGAAAGAGGCGGTCGATGCTCAGTTTCGGGAAACCTGGCAATCCCAAGAGCTTGAGCCAGCGCCGAAGGCCGACGATCTTACGATCGCCCGGCGTATCTCGCTGGGTCTGACGGGCTCGATTCCTTCGCTGGAAGAAATCCGCCTACTCGAGAATCGCCCGGCAGAAGACCGCCTGGCATGGTGGGTCAACCATCTGCTGGAAGATCGCCGCTATGGCGACTACATGGCCGAACGCCTTTCGCGAGCCTATGTCGGCACCGAGAATGGCCCCTTCCTGATCTTCCGCAAGCGGCGTTTTGTCACCTGGCTCAGCGATCAGCTGATGGCCAATCGCCCCTATAACGAATTGACGCAGGACCTGATTGCCGAATCAGGCCTCTGGACCGATCACCCCGCGGTCAACTTTATTACCGCGACCGTCGATCAAGATGGCACCAAGGAACCGGATGTCGCGATGTTGGCCGGTCGCGTGACCCGTGCTTTTCTGGCGACCCGCATCGACTGCGTGCAGTGCCACGACGACAACCTCGGTGGCGATCTGAAGCAAACCGACTTCCACGAGTTAGCATCATTCTTCAGTGAAGCCCAGAACTCGTTTGTCGGCATCATGGACAGGAAAGGGAAACCGTACGAGTACAAGTATCTGCATGCCGAGGAAGAAACGACCGTTCCGGCCCAGGTGCCGTTCAATCAGCATCTGCTCGACGAATCGGGCGGAACGCTACGTGATCGCCTGGCAGGCTGGGTCACACATCCTGAGAACAAACCGTTTGCCCGGGCGATCGTGAACCGTGTCTGGGCAGTGATGACCGGTCGACCACTCGTCGAGCCGGTCGACAACATCCCGCTCAAGGGAAGCTTCGAGCAAGGAAACTACCCCGCCGGGCTCGATCCGCTGGTCGACGACTTCATTCAACACAACTTTGACCTGAAGCGATTAATTCGCCTGATCGCGTCGACCGAGGCTTTCCAGCGTGATAGCCGTGCCGAGCATGAAATTACCGCCGAGCACGAACGTACCTGGGCTTCGTACCCAGTGACGCGACTACGACCTGAGCAGGTCATCGGCAGTATCAACCAGGCTTCCTCCTTGAGCACACTCAATGCCGAGAGCCACGTTCTTACGCGATTGGTTACCTTTGGCGAAACGAACGAATTCCTCAAACGGTACGGGGATGCTGGCGAAGACGAGTTCAGCATGGACGGTGGAACGATCCCGCAGCGTCTACTCATGATGAACGGCAATCTGGTCACTGAGCGGACTCGCAACAATTTTGTCCGCAACGCCGCCACTCGCATTTCGCAGCTGTCTCCCGACAACGAGACCGGTGTGGAAACGGCTTTCCTGTGCGTACTGACGCGACGTCCAACTCCCCAAGAGTTGGAGCACTTTGTCAGCAAGCTGGAAAACGACGAAGTGAAATCGAACCGCACCCAAGACTATGAAGACATCTACTGGGCTTTGATGAACTGCACCGAGTTCGCCTGGAATCACTAG
- a CDS encoding DUF4013 domain-containing protein → MSVVNSTWHDEELVPTEELVAPVVDSRDEPASEIPAEAAQPPQKNIVWRIGYGLMSAWEWCFGVVSMIVILAFLATVPILNLMSLGYLLEVSGRIARTGKFTQGFVGIRKAARIGSIVAGAWLMFLPLRLLSDAWQSAWLIDPQSAQTRNLWVITMVATVAVSLHVAWACYRGGRLRHFLWPAPIRFFKTIFHGGMYSQAREGTLAFIKELHLWHYFSMGARGFVGTLIWLLVPVLWMIGARQINEPGPAFLVSLPGMILFAFVLLYLPFLQARFAAENRFKALFEVRAIRQLFRQAPLAWWLALFITLLFALPLYLLKIEMIDREIAWLPSLFFVIFIFPARMLSGWAVAVAQKREKPAHFVWRWMSRLAAIPVVVSYIFFMYLFLYISWRGADSLLEQHAFLVPVPFLGA, encoded by the coding sequence ATGTCTGTGGTCAATTCAACTTGGCATGACGAAGAGCTTGTTCCTACCGAGGAACTGGTTGCCCCGGTTGTCGATTCGCGCGATGAGCCTGCCAGCGAAATCCCGGCCGAGGCCGCCCAGCCGCCGCAGAAAAACATCGTCTGGCGCATTGGCTATGGGCTGATGAGTGCCTGGGAGTGGTGCTTTGGCGTCGTTTCGATGATCGTGATTCTCGCCTTTCTCGCGACCGTGCCCATTTTGAACCTGATGAGCCTGGGTTATCTGCTGGAAGTAAGCGGACGAATTGCCCGGACCGGCAAGTTCACACAAGGGTTTGTCGGTATTCGCAAAGCGGCCCGTATCGGGAGCATCGTCGCTGGTGCCTGGTTAATGTTTCTGCCGCTGCGGCTTTTATCGGATGCCTGGCAAAGCGCTTGGCTGATTGATCCGCAGAGCGCTCAAACACGAAATCTGTGGGTGATTACGATGGTCGCGACGGTCGCCGTCAGCCTGCATGTCGCTTGGGCATGCTACCGCGGTGGGCGGCTGCGACACTTTCTTTGGCCAGCTCCGATCAGGTTCTTCAAAACGATCTTTCACGGCGGCATGTATTCCCAGGCTCGGGAAGGAACGCTTGCTTTTATCAAAGAACTTCATCTCTGGCACTATTTCTCGATGGGTGCCCGGGGATTCGTGGGCACCCTGATCTGGCTGTTGGTGCCGGTGCTGTGGATGATCGGTGCTCGCCAGATCAACGAGCCTGGACCTGCATTCCTGGTGAGCTTGCCAGGCATGATCCTTTTTGCATTTGTGCTGCTTTACTTGCCATTTCTGCAAGCTCGTTTCGCGGCCGAGAACCGCTTCAAGGCATTGTTTGAAGTGCGTGCCATTCGCCAGTTGTTCCGTCAGGCACCGCTGGCATGGTGGTTGGCCTTGTTTATTACCTTGCTGTTTGCGCTGCCGCTGTACTTGCTGAAGATTGAAATGATCGATCGCGAGATTGCCTGGCTGCCGAGCTTGTTCTTTGTGATTTTCATTTTCCCGGCGCGGATGCTTTCAGGCTGGGCGGTTGCCGTGGCTCAGAAACGCGAGAAGCCGGCCCACTTCGTCTGGCGCTGGATGAGTCGTCTGGCGGCGATCCCGGTGGTGGTGTCGTACATCTTCTTTATGTACTTGTTTCTGTACATCTCGTGGCGCGGGGCGGATAGCCTTTTAGAGCAGCATGCGTTTCTGGTTCCTGTACCATTCTTAGGGGCTTAG
- a CDS encoding S41 family peptidase gives MPRGNLIVICVAFVVAMICYQSAAQSRYALMFQQGMRTISDFYVRPVENEDLFNAAMEGLTAPLDQNSVYIAPPRYSNFRRELGQEFGGIGVHVDFDEETREMVIITPLAGAPAYEAGIQAGDIVLAIDGVDLNGEDFDKSLERLHGETGTPVTLTVRHIGQEDPVDITMTRANIMVESVMGDTHGEGGKWDFHLASNPKIGYIRVDSFGDRTAEDFEFALEQIDEEAEGLIIDMRGNAGGYLTAAIQMVDMFIDQGDIVTTRTRNNRIRDVYEASSGGTIVPSDLPVVVMVNRFSASASEIFAAALQDHGRATVVGERSFGKGTVQSIFPLDGDRRAMKITTATYWRPNGSNIHRFPDSKEEDDWGVTPDEGGEMELDDETLTKVIKARRLHDVDRTNFSNPDEANEREISDEEKELLDFEDPQLQLAIELIEEAKK, from the coding sequence ATGCCGCGTGGAAACCTGATCGTGATTTGCGTCGCCTTTGTGGTGGCGATGATTTGTTACCAGTCAGCGGCGCAATCTCGTTATGCGTTGATGTTTCAGCAGGGGATGCGGACGATCTCGGACTTCTATGTGCGTCCGGTTGAGAACGAGGATCTTTTCAACGCCGCCATGGAAGGGCTAACCGCCCCTTTAGATCAGAACTCGGTCTATATCGCGCCGCCACGCTATTCCAACTTTCGCCGCGAGCTTGGTCAGGAATTTGGTGGGATCGGCGTGCATGTCGATTTCGATGAAGAAACCCGCGAGATGGTGATCATTACGCCGCTTGCGGGTGCTCCTGCCTACGAGGCCGGAATTCAGGCCGGAGATATCGTCCTGGCGATTGATGGTGTCGACTTAAACGGCGAAGATTTTGACAAGTCACTGGAACGTCTGCACGGGGAGACCGGCACCCCGGTCACACTGACCGTGCGGCATATTGGCCAGGAAGACCCCGTCGATATCACGATGACCCGGGCCAACATCATGGTCGAGTCAGTCATGGGGGATACACATGGAGAAGGGGGGAAGTGGGATTTCCATCTCGCAAGCAACCCCAAGATTGGCTACATCCGTGTCGACTCGTTTGGCGATCGAACGGCCGAAGACTTCGAGTTTGCCCTGGAGCAAATTGACGAAGAAGCGGAAGGTTTGATCATCGATATGCGGGGCAACGCCGGTGGCTACCTGACGGCGGCCATCCAGATGGTCGACATGTTCATCGATCAAGGGGACATCGTCACGACACGTACGCGGAACAATCGCATTCGCGACGTCTACGAGGCTTCGTCCGGTGGAACGATCGTCCCCAGTGATCTCCCGGTTGTGGTGATGGTGAATCGGTTCAGTGCCAGCGCCAGCGAGATTTTCGCAGCCGCGCTGCAGGATCACGGGCGAGCAACGGTCGTCGGAGAACGTTCGTTTGGCAAAGGAACGGTGCAAAGTATTTTCCCGCTCGATGGAGATCGTCGCGCTATGAAGATCACGACGGCCACCTACTGGCGACCCAACGGAAGCAATATTCATCGTTTTCCCGATTCCAAGGAAGAAGACGATTGGGGCGTAACTCCTGACGAGGGGGGGGAAATGGAGCTGGACGACGAGACGTTGACGAAAGTCATCAAGGCGAGGCGTTTACACGACGTCGACCGGACCAACTTCTCGAATCCGGACGAGGCCAACGAGCGAGAAATTTCGGATGAAGAGAAGGAGCTTCTCGACTTTGAAGATCCTCAGTTGCAACTGGCCATTGAATTGATCGAAGAAGCGAAAAAGTAA
- a CDS encoding histone deacetylase family protein, producing MTSLLYYHDRCLQHQTGKHPECPLRLTTCTTQLRDKKIWEKWTLPTFEAATLEQVLMVHDRDMIARTRELAENGGGELDADTVVSHDSYKVALLAAGAAIDATRKVVQGDASNAFCMIRPPGHHATTDKAMGFCLMNNIAIAAALAVKELDVPKVLIVDWDVHHGNGTQDIFWRDENVAFFSMHRYPFYPGSGDRDAVGEGPGKGTTWNLPVPYGTDRMATLTTFEYQLQEFAERIQPDLVMISAGFDAHKDDPVGDLGLETEDFATLTNIVQQIANTWCEGRIVSMLEGGYNPPRLADSIEVHLRELAKASVENAS from the coding sequence ATGACCAGCCTGCTTTATTACCACGATCGTTGTCTTCAGCACCAAACGGGCAAACATCCGGAATGTCCGTTGCGCCTGACGACGTGCACGACGCAGCTTCGCGACAAAAAAATCTGGGAAAAATGGACCCTTCCTACGTTTGAGGCAGCCACGCTCGAACAGGTTTTGATGGTTCACGACCGCGATATGATCGCCCGAACCCGCGAACTGGCCGAAAACGGAGGGGGAGAACTTGATGCCGATACGGTCGTTTCACACGACTCTTACAAGGTAGCGCTACTCGCTGCCGGTGCCGCAATTGATGCGACGCGGAAGGTGGTTCAGGGGGATGCTTCCAACGCGTTTTGCATGATCCGACCGCCGGGGCACCACGCCACAACCGACAAGGCGATGGGCTTCTGCCTGATGAACAACATCGCCATCGCGGCCGCCTTGGCGGTCAAAGAGCTGGACGTCCCCAAGGTCTTGATCGTCGACTGGGACGTTCATCACGGGAATGGAACCCAAGACATCTTTTGGCGTGACGAGAACGTGGCGTTCTTTTCCATGCATCGCTATCCGTTCTACCCAGGCTCTGGTGATCGAGATGCCGTGGGAGAAGGCCCGGGAAAAGGTACGACCTGGAACCTACCGGTCCCGTACGGAACCGATCGCATGGCTACGCTCACTACCTTTGAGTATCAATTGCAAGAGTTTGCCGAGCGTATTCAACCAGACCTGGTGATGATCAGCGCCGGCTTCGATGCGCACAAGGACGATCCGGTCGGTGACTTGGGCCTCGAAACCGAAGACTTCGCCACGCTGACCAATATTGTCCAGCAAATCGCCAACACATGGTGCGAGGGACGCATCGTCAGCATGCTGGAAGGTGGATATAACCCGCCACGCCTGGCCGACTCGATTGAAGTGCATCTTCGTGAACTGGCCAAGGCATCGGTGGAGAATGCTTCTTAG